In a genomic window of [Empedobacter] haloabium:
- the fdh3B gene encoding formate dehydrogenase FDH3 subunit beta, giving the protein MARMKFICDTERCIECNSCATACKNEHEVPWGVNRRRVVTINDGIIGQEKSVSVACMHCSDAPCMAVCPVDCFYRTDEGVVLHNKDACIGCGYCSYACPFGAPQFPSNGTFGLRGKMDKCTFCAGGPEENGSQEEFEKYGRNRLSEGKLPACAEMCSTKALLGGDGDVVADIFRTRVITRGKGSEVWGWGTAYGNKPQQDSVPQELAK; this is encoded by the coding sequence ATGGCACGCATGAAATTCATTTGCGACACCGAGCGCTGCATCGAATGCAACAGCTGCGCCACGGCGTGCAAGAACGAACACGAAGTACCGTGGGGCGTGAACCGCCGCCGCGTGGTGACGATCAACGACGGCATCATCGGCCAGGAGAAATCCGTGTCGGTGGCCTGCATGCACTGCTCGGACGCGCCCTGCATGGCCGTCTGCCCGGTGGACTGCTTCTACCGCACCGACGAGGGCGTCGTGCTGCACAACAAGGATGCCTGCATCGGCTGCGGCTACTGCTCCTACGCCTGCCCGTTCGGCGCGCCGCAGTTCCCGTCCAACGGCACCTTCGGCCTGCGCGGCAAGATGGACAAGTGCACGTTCTGCGCCGGCGGCCCGGAGGAAAACGGCTCGCAGGAGGAGTTCGAGAAGTACGGCCGCAATCGCCTGTCCGAAGGCAAGCTGCCGGCCTGCGCCGAGATGTGCTCGACCAAGGCCCTGCTGGGCGGCGACGGCGACGTGGTGGCGGACATCTTCCGCACCCGCGTCATCACGCGCGGCAAGGGCAGCGAAGTGTGGGGCTGGGGCACCGCCTATGGCAACAAGCCGCAGCAGGACTCGGTGCCGCAGGAGCTGGCCAAATGA